In Pedobacter heparinus DSM 2366, the following are encoded in one genomic region:
- a CDS encoding RNA polymerase sigma factor: MKLQQYSDQELIKLYLNGDETVLEELLKRHKSKIYTSIYLLVKDQYLAEDIFQDAFIKVINTLRSGRYNEEGKFLPWVMRIAHNLVIDYFRREKRAPVITSADGTDVFNLLQFHEESAEDKMLREQTHFDLRTMIHLLPDDQKEVLIMRHYADLSFKEIADLTEVSINTALGRMRYALNNLRKMMKVKEIS, from the coding sequence ATGAAATTACAACAATACAGTGATCAGGAATTAATTAAGTTATACCTTAATGGTGATGAGACCGTTTTGGAAGAACTTCTGAAAAGACACAAGTCTAAAATTTACACATCTATATATCTTTTGGTAAAAGATCAGTATTTAGCTGAAGATATATTTCAGGATGCTTTTATAAAAGTGATCAACACGTTACGGTCCGGGCGCTACAATGAGGAAGGCAAATTTTTACCATGGGTGATGCGCATTGCACACAACTTGGTGATAGATTATTTCAGACGTGAAAAACGGGCCCCGGTAATTACAAGTGCCGATGGCACAGACGTTTTTAACCTGCTTCAGTTTCATGAAGAAAGTGCAGAAGATAAAATGCTGAGGGAACAGACCCATTTTGACCTGAGGACAATGATCCATTTATTGCCCGACGATCAGAAAGAGGTTTTAATTATGCGCCATTATGCAGACCTTAGCTTTAAGGAGATTGCAGACCTGACGGAGGTGAGCATAAATACCGCACTTGGAAGGATGCGTTATGCACTGAATAACCTCCGTAAGATGATGAAAGTGAAAGAAATCTCTTAA
- the tsaD gene encoding tRNA (adenosine(37)-N6)-threonylcarbamoyltransferase complex transferase subunit TsaD — MSVILAIESSCDETSVAICNNGKITANVIANQTIHENYGGVIPELASRVHQQNIVPVIQQALTDAKVSKKELSAVAFTRGPGLLGSLLVGVSFAKSFALALDLPLIAVNHMHAHILAHFIDDPKPAFPFLCLTVSGGHTQIVLIRSYFDMEIVGETLDDAAGEAFDKTAKILNLPYPGGPLIDKHAKEGNPLAFKFPEPQIKDLNYSFSGLKTAILYFIRAQEKENPDFIAGNLNDICASVQHSIVDILLNKLKKAAQQYGIKEIAIAGGVSANSGLRHALQKMAGQQGWNVYIPAFQYCTDNAAMIAIAGYHKYLNGDFVGQDVAPLSRMEF; from the coding sequence GTGTCTGTAATACTTGCTATAGAATCTTCTTGCGATGAAACTTCAGTTGCTATATGTAACAACGGCAAAATTACTGCCAATGTTATTGCAAACCAAACAATTCATGAAAATTATGGTGGCGTAATACCTGAACTTGCATCAAGGGTACATCAACAAAATATCGTTCCGGTTATACAACAGGCATTAACTGATGCTAAAGTAAGCAAAAAGGAATTAAGTGCCGTTGCATTTACCAGGGGACCAGGTCTTTTGGGGTCATTGCTGGTTGGTGTTTCATTTGCCAAATCATTTGCTTTGGCGCTTGATTTGCCCTTAATAGCCGTTAACCACATGCATGCACACATTCTGGCACATTTTATTGATGATCCCAAACCTGCATTTCCTTTTTTATGCCTTACGGTTTCGGGAGGGCATACCCAGATTGTATTGATTAGGAGTTATTTTGACATGGAGATCGTGGGGGAAACTCTTGATGATGCTGCTGGCGAGGCTTTTGACAAGACTGCCAAAATCCTGAATCTTCCTTATCCGGGCGGACCACTGATAGATAAACATGCAAAAGAAGGAAATCCGCTGGCCTTTAAGTTCCCTGAACCTCAGATAAAAGATTTAAATTACAGTTTTAGTGGCTTAAAGACTGCTATCTTGTATTTTATCAGGGCGCAGGAAAAAGAAAATCCTGATTTTATTGCCGGCAATTTAAATGATATCTGCGCATCTGTACAACATAGTATTGTTGACATTTTGCTCAATAAATTAAAAAAGGCGGCCCAGCAATATGGAATAAAAGAAATTGCAATAGCCGGTGGGGTTTCGGCAAACAGTGGCCTGCGGCATGCACTTCAAAAAATGGCGGGACAGCAGGGTTGGAATGTTTATATCCCCGCATTTCAGTATTGCACAGATAATGCTGCTATGATTGCCATTGCAGGATATCATAAATATTTAAACGGTGATTTTGTTGGCCAGGATGTGGCTCCACTTTCACGAATGGAATTTTAA
- a CDS encoding bifunctional 3,4-dihydroxy-2-butanone-4-phosphate synthase/GTP cyclohydrolase II, which yields MEIKLDAIEDAIADIKAGKVIIVVDDEDRENEGDFLTAAENATPEVINFMATYGRGLICAPLTEQRCDELGLESMVGKNTAAYETNFTVSVDLLGHGCTTGISASDRSKTILALIDPKIDPSELGRPGHIFPLRAKDGGVLRRAGHTEASTDLARLAGMKEAGVLVEILKEDGEMARLPDLIKIAERHQLKIISIKDLIAYRLSKESLIKEEVTINLPTQWGDFKMTAYTQIDNYATHLAISKGTWAADEPVLARVHSSCVTGDIFGSCRCDCGPQLHKALEMIDKEGKGVVVYMNQEGRGIGLINKLRSYNLQDAGFDTVEANIKLGFKGDERDYGVGAQILRAQGVTKMRLMSNNPTKRAGLIGYGLEIVENIPIEIESNIHNELYLKTKRDKMGHQIMKG from the coding sequence ATGGAAATTAAACTTGATGCAATAGAAGATGCTATTGCGGATATAAAAGCAGGGAAGGTTATTATTGTTGTCGACGATGAAGACCGCGAAAACGAAGGAGACTTTTTAACCGCCGCAGAGAATGCGACGCCAGAGGTAATTAACTTTATGGCTACCTATGGCCGTGGATTAATATGTGCACCGCTAACTGAGCAAAGATGCGATGAACTGGGTTTAGAATCTATGGTTGGGAAAAATACTGCTGCCTATGAAACAAATTTTACGGTATCCGTCGATTTGCTTGGTCATGGTTGTACAACCGGAATTTCAGCATCTGACAGATCAAAAACTATACTTGCACTGATCGATCCTAAAATAGATCCTTCAGAACTGGGCAGACCAGGACATATTTTTCCGTTAAGGGCAAAAGATGGGGGCGTTTTAAGACGCGCTGGCCATACAGAAGCTTCTACTGACCTGGCCAGACTGGCAGGAATGAAAGAGGCAGGAGTGCTGGTAGAAATATTAAAAGAAGATGGGGAAATGGCCAGGCTTCCGGATCTGATTAAGATTGCAGAAAGACATCAGCTTAAAATCATATCCATAAAGGACCTTATTGCCTACAGACTGAGCAAAGAGAGCTTGATTAAGGAAGAAGTTACGATTAATTTGCCAACTCAGTGGGGCGATTTCAAGATGACAGCTTATACACAGATAGACAACTATGCAACTCACCTGGCTATCAGTAAGGGAACATGGGCTGCCGATGAGCCTGTACTGGCCAGAGTGCACAGTTCCTGCGTTACAGGAGATATTTTTGGATCATGCCGCTGCGATTGCGGTCCGCAACTGCACAAAGCTTTGGAAATGATCGATAAAGAAGGCAAAGGGGTAGTGGTTTACATGAACCAGGAGGGCCGGGGAATTGGCCTGATCAATAAATTGCGTTCTTATAATCTTCAGGATGCGGGTTTTGATACCGTTGAAGCCAATATTAAACTAGGATTTAAAGGAGATGAACGGGATTATGGTGTTGGGGCTCAGATATTAAGGGCGCAGGGGGTAACTAAAATGCGCTTAATGTCTAATAACCCTACAAAACGGGCAGGTTTAATTGGTTATGGTCTGGAAATTGTGGAGAACATTCCTATTGAAATAGAGAGCAATATCCACAATGAGCTTTACTTAAAAACAAAGCGGGATAAGATGGGCCATCAGATTATGAAAGGCTAA
- a CDS encoding translocation/assembly module TamB domain-containing protein: MSKELNTTISLSGIYIKPFKSVVIEDLLVLDQQKDTILNTPKFLVDMNRFSLKNRIIAVNTIQINNGTFYLKSYKDRSTNLDFIIDYFDSGPPNVKKKKKPYQISFDRIILNNFGFKYKNYRQKDTAMKGINFDDVALSNLNGIFEKLNTKDHILQTKIKDLTFKEKSGFYLKNLTAFTTIDTNSIELKKLLLVTNRSRLSDYFQMRFKRFADFDDYINKVRMNANFVDSHISSRDVSFFTSELDQMHLDIDIDGRITGLVNNLRAKKLAVKAGKATYIKGDFMLKGLPYIKETFMDLKIEMAGTNKTDLDEIVSSITGKNGTVVPKVVNKFGNINFNGSFTGFKNDFIAYGEFKTRLGRLVSDVNMKIDRKGIPSYTGNVKTYDFDIGTLIDEKTLGRLSASLYVKGRGTEVNSLSEKLNGDIDYIDFNSYRYRNVKIDGTFDKKYFDGRLTINDKNVQLAFDGGVNLNPKLPVFNFKATIKNAKLRALKLYKDSLKIDAVFSTNFSGNNLNNIQGNLRLQEIRLDNVKGIYNIDSVELQASGLGKERSLTIKSDIFDASIKGQYDLNTIPSYYKALAKKYIPSLKADIVKYGDQIFQFNLVIKRFEPIAELLVPGLEIEDQAILTGNFDSPNNTATLNGFIKKLKYKGIVVNNIIIDENTSTNQLQAIFTSDRVDLNDSLHIKNVNISNILRNDSLSLNVKLSNEDDVNQLDLNGLIEFASDTTARISILPSILVVNNEEWKIQEKVRINFHEGKTEISNFDLNNGRQLLTLDGTLSSDPKDLLLVGFKDFSLTTLNPFVKTLGLKLSGNVNGETKLANILKSPEIHDNLKIDSLVFNDTYIGTLTDTSSYDKAKNTANIYTKIVTTDRETLRATGNLDLEKKEIDLKVRLDKSELAVFEPFINNLVSDLKGHVSSDLTVTGPFDKPSIKGSLTLDEAAMTINYLKTRYTISDEVGVNNSVIDINDLKLLDTDNNEAIANGTVDLNDINNPTLDVVVNATNFMALNTTEKDNSLYFGEAYATGTFKFKGPTNKMFIDIDAKTEKGTVFNLPLNSSETVSSKDFITFISKDTASYVKKQTSFDGLTMSLKLNVDANSTANIFTTLGNLSGKGYSKNLALKINSFGDFEMSGDYIIESGSFDFTAQEVINKKFTIRQGGTIRWTGNPSAAQINLKAIYALRASTSDLYAAANRESSNANQRVLTEVEMGLTGLLLKPDIKLDVFFPSNPAIKEEMQTYFNDDNNRNLQALSLIIRRSFAPGSGKEDLGKQLKSGVASTATELLFNQFNNVLSSLNLDFVDINIRSLSEANASFRFFQDRIVLNAGIVDKNSTNDLSPIGFSRDNVGSEVEVLALIKKDGTLVGKLANKPPTQQSIFNTGIQNTNVTSLGLIYTQQFDSFREFVQKISGKLRREEKQKKLELEKKTAEEEKKPSAVQPPQNKEGIINNQKNPKRK; encoded by the coding sequence TTGTCAAAAGAACTGAATACAACCATCTCCTTAAGTGGCATTTACATCAAACCTTTCAAATCTGTTGTGATTGAGGACCTGCTGGTTCTTGATCAGCAAAAGGATACTATACTCAACACACCAAAATTTCTGGTCGACATGAACCGGTTTTCTTTAAAAAACCGTATCATCGCCGTTAATACAATACAAATTAATAACGGCACTTTCTACCTGAAATCATATAAAGACAGGTCTACCAACCTTGATTTCATTATTGACTATTTTGATTCGGGCCCACCCAATGTAAAAAAGAAAAAAAAGCCTTACCAGATTTCCTTCGACAGGATTATCCTGAACAACTTTGGTTTTAAGTATAAAAACTACAGACAAAAGGATACCGCTATGAAAGGTATAAACTTTGACGATGTAGCCCTCAGTAATCTGAATGGAATTTTCGAGAAGCTAAATACAAAAGATCATATCCTGCAAACCAAAATAAAGGATCTTACCTTTAAAGAAAAAAGCGGTTTCTATTTAAAAAACCTCACGGCATTTACCACCATTGATACCAATAGCATTGAACTAAAGAAACTGTTGCTGGTAACCAACAGAAGCCGGCTGTCTGATTATTTTCAGATGCGCTTTAAACGCTTTGCAGATTTTGATGATTATATCAATAAGGTAAGGATGAATGCCAATTTTGTAGATAGTCACATTTCATCCCGTGATGTCTCTTTTTTTACTTCCGAACTGGACCAGATGCACCTGGATATTGATATAGATGGCCGAATTACCGGTTTGGTTAATAATTTAAGGGCAAAAAAACTGGCTGTTAAGGCCGGAAAAGCTACCTATATTAAGGGCGATTTTATGTTAAAGGGGCTGCCTTATATCAAGGAAACTTTTATGGACCTGAAGATAGAGATGGCCGGCACAAATAAAACAGACCTGGATGAGATCGTATCCAGTATTACCGGCAAAAATGGAACCGTTGTCCCAAAAGTGGTCAATAAATTTGGAAACATCAATTTCAATGGATCTTTTACAGGCTTTAAAAACGATTTTATTGCTTATGGCGAATTCAAAACCCGCCTTGGCAGATTGGTGTCTGATGTAAACATGAAAATAGACAGGAAGGGAATCCCTTCTTATACAGGAAATGTTAAAACTTACGATTTTGACATCGGTACGCTGATAGACGAAAAAACACTGGGCAGGCTCTCGGCCTCTTTATATGTAAAAGGCCGGGGTACAGAGGTCAACAGTCTTTCTGAAAAACTAAATGGAGATATCGATTATATTGATTTTAACAGCTACAGATATAGAAACGTTAAAATAGATGGCACTTTCGACAAGAAATATTTTGATGGAAGACTCACCATTAACGATAAAAATGTTCAGCTTGCTTTTGATGGCGGTGTTAACCTGAACCCAAAACTTCCAGTGTTCAACTTTAAAGCAACTATAAAAAATGCCAAATTAAGGGCACTCAAATTATATAAGGATTCTTTAAAAATTGATGCTGTATTCAGTACCAACTTTTCTGGTAACAATCTGAACAACATACAGGGAAATCTGAGGCTACAGGAAATAAGATTAGATAATGTTAAAGGGATTTACAACATAGATTCTGTAGAGCTGCAGGCTAGTGGACTGGGCAAAGAACGCAGTTTAACCATAAAATCCGATATATTTGATGCCAGCATTAAAGGTCAGTACGACTTAAATACTATCCCATCCTATTATAAAGCATTGGCTAAAAAGTATATCCCATCTTTAAAAGCTGATATTGTAAAGTATGGGGATCAGATATTTCAGTTTAACCTCGTTATAAAAAGATTTGAACCTATTGCCGAATTACTGGTACCCGGACTGGAAATTGAAGATCAGGCCATATTGACCGGCAATTTCGATTCTCCAAACAATACTGCCACTTTAAATGGTTTTATCAAAAAACTTAAGTATAAAGGGATAGTTGTAAACAACATCATTATTGACGAAAATACAAGTACGAATCAGCTGCAGGCTATTTTTACCTCAGACAGGGTTGACCTGAACGACAGCCTGCATATTAAAAATGTAAACATCTCCAATATATTGCGGAATGACAGCCTCTCCTTAAACGTTAAGCTTTCTAACGAGGATGATGTTAACCAACTGGATTTAAATGGATTGATTGAATTTGCCAGTGATACAACTGCACGCATAAGTATACTTCCTTCTATTTTGGTTGTCAACAACGAAGAATGGAAAATCCAGGAAAAAGTGAGGATAAATTTTCATGAAGGAAAAACGGAGATCAGCAATTTTGACCTTAACAATGGCCGGCAGCTGCTTACTTTGGATGGAACACTGTCAAGTGATCCTAAAGATCTGCTACTGGTAGGTTTTAAAGATTTTAGCCTGACTACATTAAATCCTTTTGTGAAAACACTTGGACTAAAATTGAGCGGAAATGTAAACGGTGAAACAAAATTAGCCAACATTCTTAAATCGCCCGAAATTCATGATAACCTTAAAATCGATTCTCTGGTTTTTAATGACACTTACATCGGGACCTTGACAGACACGTCATCGTATGACAAGGCTAAAAATACAGCCAATATATACACCAAAATTGTGACTACAGACAGAGAAACTTTAAGGGCCACCGGAAATCTGGACCTTGAAAAAAAGGAAATTGACCTGAAAGTAAGGCTGGATAAAAGTGAGCTTGCTGTTTTTGAGCCCTTCATTAATAACCTGGTATCAGATCTGAAAGGTCATGTCTCCTCTGATCTGACTGTGACCGGTCCTTTTGACAAACCATCAATTAAAGGAAGCCTTACACTGGATGAGGCTGCCATGACCATCAATTACCTTAAAACAAGATATACAATTTCTGATGAGGTTGGGGTTAACAATAGTGTGATTGACATTAACGACCTCAAATTGTTGGATACAGATAATAATGAAGCGATAGCAAATGGAACAGTGGATTTAAATGACATCAATAACCCTACGCTTGATGTTGTTGTAAATGCCACCAATTTCATGGCCTTAAACACGACCGAGAAAGATAATTCCCTCTATTTCGGAGAAGCTTATGCCACTGGTACTTTTAAATTTAAAGGTCCGACAAATAAAATGTTTATTGACATTGATGCTAAAACAGAAAAGGGAACTGTATTTAATTTACCCTTAAATAGCTCTGAAACTGTTTCAAGTAAAGACTTTATCACTTTTATAAGTAAAGACACTGCCAGCTATGTAAAAAAACAGACCAGTTTTGATGGCCTGACCATGAGCTTAAAACTAAATGTAGATGCCAATAGTACTGCAAATATTTTTACAACATTGGGTAACCTGAGTGGTAAAGGTTATTCAAAAAACCTGGCCCTTAAAATCAATAGCTTCGGCGATTTTGAAATGTCGGGCGACTATATCATTGAAAGTGGCAGTTTTGATTTTACAGCTCAGGAAGTCATTAATAAGAAGTTTACCATCCGACAGGGGGGAACAATCAGGTGGACAGGAAACCCCTCTGCTGCGCAGATCAACTTAAAAGCTATTTATGCACTCAGGGCGAGCACCAGCGATCTTTATGCGGCTGCCAACAGAGAAAGCAGTAACGCCAATCAAAGGGTGCTTACTGAGGTTGAAATGGGCCTTACCGGCCTGCTATTAAAACCTGACATTAAACTGGATGTTTTTTTTCCTTCCAATCCTGCTATTAAAGAAGAAATGCAGACGTATTTTAATGATGATAACAACCGGAACCTGCAGGCCTTAAGTCTGATTATCAGACGTAGTTTTGCGCCCGGAAGTGGAAAAGAAGACCTAGGCAAACAGTTAAAATCCGGAGTAGCCAGTACGGCAACAGAATTACTGTTTAACCAGTTTAACAATGTACTTTCCTCACTGAACCTGGATTTCGTAGACATCAACATCCGTTCGTTGAGCGAGGCCAATGCATCCTTCAGGTTTTTTCAGGACAGGATTGTTTTAAATGCAGGGATTGTAGATAAGAACAGCACCAACGATCTGTCGCCAATTGGTTTTTCAAGAGACAATGTAGGTAGTGAAGTTGAGGTGCTGGCACTGATCAAGAAAGATGGTACACTGGTAGGTAAGCTGGCCAATAAACCTCCAACACAGCAAAGCATTTTCAACACCGGCATACAAAACACCAATGTAACCTCTTTGGGTCTGATCTATACCCAGCAATTTGACAGCTTCAGGGAATTTGTTCAAAAAATCTCAGGAAAACTGCGCAGGGAAGAAAAACAAAAGAAACTGGAACTTGAAAAAAAGACGGCAGAAGAGGAAAAAAAACCTTCTGCCGTCCAGCCTCCCCAAAATAAGGAGGGTATAATAAATAATCAGAAAAATCCTAAAAGGAAATAA
- the recA gene encoding recombinase RecA has translation MSTNADKLKALQLTLDKLEKSYGKGTVMKLGDNAVEPIESISTGSISLDIALGIGGVPKGRIIEIYGPESSGKTTLATHIIAEAQKKGGIAAIVDAEHAFDKGYAKKLGVDVDNLLISQPDNGEQALEIADNLIRSGAIDVIVIDSVAALVPKAEIEGEMGDSKMGLHARLMSQALRKLTGTISKTGCCCIFINQLREKIGVMFGNPETTTGGNALKFYASVRLDIRRTSQIKDSDEVSGNRVKVKIVKNKVAPPFRIAEFDIMFGEGISKTGEIIDLGVDFNIIKKAGSWFSYGDTKLGQGRDAVKQLLMDNPELSEEIEAKIRAEVTGEKLEEKV, from the coding sequence ATGAGCACAAACGCAGACAAATTAAAAGCACTACAACTTACTTTAGATAAGTTAGAAAAATCATACGGTAAAGGTACTGTGATGAAACTTGGGGATAATGCTGTAGAGCCTATTGAATCCATTTCTACCGGATCTATCAGCCTTGACATTGCTTTGGGTATTGGGGGTGTACCAAAAGGAAGGATTATTGAGATATACGGGCCTGAATCTTCAGGTAAAACAACCTTAGCTACACACATTATAGCTGAAGCACAGAAAAAAGGTGGTATAGCTGCAATTGTGGATGCGGAACATGCTTTTGATAAAGGCTATGCCAAAAAATTGGGTGTTGATGTAGACAACCTGCTGATCTCTCAGCCGGACAATGGCGAACAGGCCCTGGAAATTGCAGATAACCTGATCCGCTCTGGTGCGATTGATGTAATCGTGATCGACTCTGTAGCCGCATTGGTACCAAAAGCAGAGATTGAAGGCGAAATGGGTGATTCTAAAATGGGCTTACATGCGCGCCTGATGTCTCAAGCCTTACGTAAATTAACAGGAACCATTTCTAAAACCGGATGTTGCTGTATTTTCATCAACCAGCTGCGTGAAAAAATTGGGGTAATGTTTGGTAATCCTGAGACTACAACCGGTGGTAATGCCTTGAAATTCTATGCCTCAGTACGTCTCGATATCCGCAGGACTTCCCAGATCAAAGATTCTGATGAAGTTTCCGGGAACAGGGTAAAAGTGAAAATTGTAAAAAATAAAGTTGCCCCCCCTTTCCGTATTGCTGAATTTGACATTATGTTTGGTGAGGGAATCTCTAAAACGGGTGAGATCATCGACCTCGGTGTTGATTTTAACATCATCAAAAAAGCAGGTTCATGGTTCTCTTATGGTGATACCAAGCTTGGACAAGGTAGAGATGCCGTGAAACAACTGTTAATGGATAACCCAGAATTGTCTGAAGAAATTGAAGCAAAAATACGTGCTGAAGTAACCGGAGAAAAACTGGAAGAAAAAGTTTAA
- the nth gene encoding endonuclease III encodes MLKKERYRLFVAHFSARQPNAETELHYNNPFQLLVAVILSAQCTDKRINQVTPALFQRFPNAKALAETTPDIVFDYIRSVSYPNNKAKHLVGMANMLLHEFNNEVPSDVDQLQKMPGVGRKTANVIASVIYNAPAMAVDTHVFRVANRIGLTNGKTPLAVEKDLVKNLPEHTIHVAHHWLILHGRYVCVARSPKCSICEIAHFCKYYQSNNKITKIISDITGQVK; translated from the coding sequence ATGCTCAAAAAAGAAAGATACCGGCTTTTTGTGGCCCATTTTTCTGCCAGGCAACCCAATGCTGAAACAGAACTACATTACAACAATCCCTTTCAACTGTTGGTTGCAGTGATTTTATCTGCACAATGTACCGACAAGCGCATCAACCAGGTTACCCCTGCCCTATTCCAGCGTTTTCCAAATGCAAAAGCACTTGCAGAAACGACCCCTGATATAGTATTTGATTACATCAGAAGTGTAAGCTATCCGAATAATAAGGCCAAGCACCTGGTAGGAATGGCCAATATGTTGTTACATGAGTTTAACAATGAGGTACCATCGGATGTTGACCAGCTGCAGAAAATGCCCGGAGTTGGCCGCAAAACAGCCAATGTGATTGCTTCCGTAATTTATAATGCACCCGCAATGGCCGTTGACACCCATGTTTTCAGGGTAGCCAACAGAATAGGGCTAACTAATGGAAAAACCCCCTTAGCAGTAGAAAAAGACCTGGTTAAAAACCTCCCGGAACACACCATCCATGTAGCCCACCACTGGTTAATATTGCATGGCAGATATGTATGTGTAGCACGCTCACCTAAATGCAGTATTTGTGAGATCGCACATTTTTGTAAATATTATCAAAGCAACAATAAAATAACTAAAATAATTAGTGATATTACAGGTCAGGTAAAATAA